The following coding sequences lie in one Drosophila sulfurigaster albostrigata strain 15112-1811.04 chromosome 2R, ASM2355843v2, whole genome shotgun sequence genomic window:
- the LOC133837123 gene encoding protoporphyrinogen oxidase — MKTAVLGGGISGLSAGYYILRRFGKPLTIYEASPRVGGWIRSEWHKNQGFFFESGPRTIRPKGLPGANTLELVEELQLPIKPIPSSHVSARNRMLYAKNQICMLPNSPRGLVSVVPPFSKPLYRALIHDLTTADSVVAKNQDESIYSFVQRRFGKEIADYAISPMICGICAGDAREISVRFLMESIFEHEQKYGGVLKGLLYSRFNDKYNALKDKIQVESNLYKRACKEKWAMYSLEDGLEQLPRSLRKYLTERNVNIQLNSKCQNLRFNGADKAVMSFKDTDVPVSHVVSSLPAYQLAQLTKAQHPSLSAQLLSIPYVDVVVVNLQYDNDQLLKHNGFGLLVPPVENLPVLGIIFDSCCFDMAGNTVITVMMGGHWFDKWFGQQPPPSQKELRDVAQQQVCRILGIMEDPKFSRVHTLHKCIPQYTVGHKRRVQGIRDYIKSYKLPLSLCGAAYDGVGINDVILSARNQVDNLLEI, encoded by the coding sequence ATGAAAACAGCCGTTCTTGGTGGCGGTATCAGTGGCTTATCAGCCGGATATTATATACTACGCAGATTTGGCAAACCACTCACAATTTACGAGGCCTCGCCGCGAGTCGGTGGATGGATTCGGTCAGAATGGCATAAGAACCAGGGATTTTTTTTCGAATCCGGACCACGGACCATACGGCCCAAAGGATTGCCAGGTGCCAATACATTGGAGCTGGTGGAGGAGCTGCAACTGCCAATTAAACCGATACCCAGCAGTCATGTGTCTGCCAGGAATCGAATGCTTTATGCCAAGAATCAGATCTGTATGCTGCCAAACAGTCCAAGGGGCTTAGTTAGCGTCGTGCCTCCGTTTTCGAAGCCACTGTACAGAGCACTCATCCACGACTTGACCACAGCCGACAGTGTAGTGGCCAAAAACCAGGATGAGTCCATTTACAGCTTCGTACAAAGAAGATTTGGTAAAGAGATAGCCGACTATGCTATTAGTCCAATGATTTGTGGTATTTGTGCTGGCGACGCACGGGAGATAAGTGTACGATTCCTCATGGAATCCATTTTCGAGCACGAACAAAAGTATGGCGGCGTTCTAAAGGGTCTTTTGTACTCGCGCTTCAATGATAAATATAATGCCCTAAAAGACAAAATTCAAGTCGAGTCCAACTTATACAAACGAGCTTGCAAAGAGAAATGGGCCATGTATAGTCTGGAGGATGGTCTGGAACAATTGCCGCGCAGCCTACGCAAGTATCTGACAGAGCGCAATGTGAATATCCAGTTAAACAGCAAATGTCAAAATCTGCGCTTCAATGGTGCTGACAAAGCAGTAATGAGCTTCAAAGATACAGATGTGCCAGTTTCGCATGTGGTCAGCTCACTGCCCGCTTACCAATTAGCGCAGCTGACGAAGGCGCAGCATCCATCGCTGTCGGCTCAACTATTAAGCATTCCTTACGTAGATGTCGTCGTAGTCAACTTACAGTACGACAATGATCAATTGTTGAAGCACAATGGGTTTGGTCTGCTGGTGCCGCCCGTGGAGAATTTGCCTGTGTTGGGCATAATATtcgacagctgctgcttcgacATGGCTGGAAACACGGTGATCACCGTAATGATGGGTGGGCACTGGTTCGATAAATGGTTTGGACAGCAACCGCCTCCAAGCCAGAAGGAATTGCGGGACGTGGCGCAGCAGCAAGTGTGCCGCATATTGGGCATTATGGAGGATCCAAAGTTCAGTCGGGTGCACACGTTGCACAAGTGCATTCCTCAGTATACCGTGGGTCACAAGCGACGCGTGCAGGGCATCAGGGATTACATTAAAAGCTATAAGTTGCCATTGTCGCTGTGTGGAGCAGCATACGATGGCGTAGGCATCAACGATGTTATTTTGTCTGCGCGCAATCAAGTAGACAACTTGCTGGAAATCTAA